The following are encoded in a window of Castanea sativa cultivar Marrone di Chiusa Pesio chromosome 9, ASM4071231v1 genomic DNA:
- the LOC142610600 gene encoding phosphatidate phosphatase PAH1 → MNVVGRVGSLISQGVYSVATPFHPFGGAVDVIVVQQQDGTFRSTPWYVRFGKFQGVLKGAEKIVRISVNGVEANFHMYLDNSGEAYFVKEVDAGKGVETNGVVKDSDTLEVTGGDSSVGDIRKDSSNDNISDIHRLEHCVSDPGVVRLQDESDSMLANRIERVESDVERRFYDFQDEQSSLDGTVEFPEYGPNQFEGLDSDNFVEPQNLDSEVILVSVDGHVLTAPISASEQDTENVQLSTTAQFHLGPGEGAEFCDEEYSSVENVWATDYISEQTTSTANVASGDVCSISIDDNASGHQLEVCEGEEEHVCQSQEALNTSDQGAEVHIQSDSELVSASIKRKDIYMSCLDLELPELTKQVVNANLKGVVSSLDTQISQEILQKSSPIVGEDEDGAVVESRKDDGLSASRSSSSPAKETSPFVQVGFEPIDENSYSAEHECSDSKSVHFVSNGSESEDEKFTASAAVEEIDNSPKSPAPGDEGSKSELLGSQTASSSEGIHTHSNIRFEISLCRKELRPGMGLGAAAESFDAHRISAEEFKNSAPSIIKNENLIIRVRERYLPWETAAPLVLGMAAFGLDLPFEPKDAIPVEQDGTPQPRDDDSGHATSSGRRWRLWPIPFRRVKTNEHASSNSSTEEIFVDSESSISHLGSTMTSHDGNDSPRNPYVRTNVPTNEQIASLNLKDGQNKITFSFSTRVLGNQQVDAHIYLWKWNARIVISDVDGTITKSDVLGQFMPLVGRDWTQSGVARLFSAIKENGYQLLFLSARAIVQAYLTRSFLLNLKQDGKTLPNGPIVISPDGLFPSLYREVIRRAPHEFKIACLEDIRKLFPSDYNPFYAGFGNRDTDELSYKKMGIPKGKIFIINPKGEVATSHRIDVKSYTSLHTLVNDMFPPTSLVEQEDYNAWNFWKVPLPDIAL, encoded by the exons ATGAATGTGGTGGGTAGAGTTGGGAGCTTAATTTCCCAAGGTGTTTACTCTGTTGCCACCCCTTTTCATCCCTTTGGTGGGGCCGTTGATGTGATTGTTGTTCAGCAGCAGGATGGCACATTCAGAAGCACGCCTTGGTATGTCCGGTTTGGTAAGTTTCAGGGAGTTCTGAAAGGTGCTGAGAAGATTGTCCGCATCAGTGTCAATGGCGTCGAAGCCAATTTCCACATGTATCTTGATAATTCAGGGGAGGCATATTTTGTAAAGGAGGTTGATGCTGGTAAAGGAGTTGAGACAAATGGGGTTGTAAAGGACTCTGATACTTTGGAAGTTACAGGAGGGGATAGTAGTGTAGGTGATATTAGAAAAGATAGCAGTAATGATAACATTAGTGACATTCATAGACTTGAACATTGTGTCTCTGATCCAGGGGTGGTCCGATTGCAAGATGAATCTGATTCCATGCTTGCGAACCGAATTGAGAGGGTAGAATCTGATGTTGAGCGAAGGTTTTATGACTTCCAGGATGAGCAATCCTCTTTAGATGGAACAGTTGAGTTTCCAGAGTATGGACCAAATCAATTTGAGGGTTTAGATAGTGATAATTTTGTGGAACCCCAGAATTTGGATTCAGAAGTGATCTTGGTGAGTGTGGATGGTCATGTACTAACAGCCCCCATCTCAGCATCAGAGCAGGATACAGAGAATGTGCAATTAAGCACCACAGCCCAATTTCATCTGGGCCCCGGTGAAGGGGCAGAATTTTGTGATGAGGAGTATAGTTCAGTTGAAAATGTTTGGGCTACTGATTATATTAGTGAGCAGACTACATCTACAGCTAATGTTGCATCTGGTGACGTTTGCAGCATTAGTATTGATGACAATGCTTCTGGGCACCAACTGGAAGTTTGTGAAGGAGAGGAGGAGCATGTCTGTCAATCTCAAGAAGCTCTGAACACTTCAGATCAGGGAGCAGAGGTTCACATCCAGAGTGATTCAGAATTGGTGTCTGCCAGTATCAAGAGGAAGGATATTTATATGAGCTGTTTGGACTTGGAGCTACCAGAATTGACCAAACAAGTTGTGAATGCCAATTTAAAAGGTGTTGTTTCCTCATTGGACACTCAAATTTCACAAGAGATATTGCAAAAGAGTTCTCCCATTGTTGGTGAAGATGAAGATGGGGCTGTTGTTGAATCTAGAAAGGATGATGGTCTATCTGCCTCCCGTAGTTCCAGTTCTCCTGCTAAGGAGACATCTCCATTTGTGCAAGTTGGATTCGAACCAATTGATGAAAATTCATACAGTGCAGAACACGAGTGTTCCGACAGCAAATCCGTTCATTTTGTTAGTAATGGTTCAGAATCCGAGGACGAAAAATTTACCGCATCAGCAGCAGTTGAAGAGATAGATAATAGTCCAAAAAGTCCTGCACCTGGTGATGAAGGCAGTAAAAGTGAGCTATTGGGATCTCAAACAGCATCTTCCAGTGAAGGAATACACACTCACTCTAACATAA GGTTTGAGATCTCACTCTGTAGGAAGGAACTTCGTCCAGGTATGGGCTTAGGTGCTGCTGCCGAATCCTTTGATGCACATCGCATATCTGCAGAGGAGTTTAAAAACTCTGCACCATCaatcattaaaaatgagaatcTAATCATCAGAGTTAGAGAGAGGTACTTGCCATGGGAAACAGCTGCTCCCCTGGTTCTTGGAATGGCTGCATTTGGTTTAGATTTACCTTTTGAGCCCAAAGATGCGATTCCTGTGGAACAAGATGGCACACCACAGCCCAGGGATGATGATTCTGGACATGCTACTTCATCAGGACGCAGATGGAGGCTCTGGCCTATTCCATTTAGAAGAGTCAAAACAAATGAGCATGCTAGTAGCAATTCATCGACTGAGGAGATCTTTGTTGATTCTGAGTCTAGTATTTCACATTTGGGATCAACTATGACATCACATGATGGCAATGATTCCCCTCGCAATCCATACGTAAGGACCAATGTTCCCACTAATGAGCAGATAGCATCTTTGAATCTGAAAGACGGTCAAAATAAGATAACTTTCAGTTTCTCTACCAGGGTTCTTGGAAATCAACAG GTTGATGCTCATATTTACTTGTGGAAGTGGAATGCGAGAATCGTAATTTCAGATGTTGATGGAACAATTACTAA GTCTGATGTTTTAGGTCAGTTCATGCCTTTAGTTGGAAGGGATTGGACGCAATCTGGAGTTGCTAGACTTTTCTCTGCAATTAAG GAGAATGGATATCAGCTACTGTTTCTGAGTGCACGGGCAATTGTTCAGGCATATCTAACTAGAAGTTTTTTACTCAATCTGAAGCAG GATGGAAAAACTTTACCAAATGGACCTATTGTTATTTCACCTGATGGATTATTTCCCTCATTGTACCGAGAAg TAATAAGAAGAGCACCTCATGAATTCAAGATTGCATGTCTAGAG GATATTAGAAAACTCTTCCCTTCTGATTACAATCCATTTTATGCGGGATTTGGAAATAGGGACACAGATGAACTCAGTTATAAGAAAATGGGGATTCCTAAAgggaaaatatttattatcaacCCTAAG GGCGAGGTGGCCACTAGTCATCGCATTGATGTGAAGTCATACACGTCTCTACACACTCTTGTCAACGATATGTTCCCTCCAACTTCGTTGGTTGAGCAG GAAGATTATAACGCATGGAATTTTTGGAAGGTGCCATTGCCAGACATTGCTTTGTAG